In Carettochelys insculpta isolate YL-2023 chromosome 25, ASM3395843v1, whole genome shotgun sequence, one DNA window encodes the following:
- the LAYN gene encoding layilin — protein MGLGQALAAAAMCAAVLGCAGASRLLSGQTVCRGGTQRPCYKIVHFHDALRRISFEEAHQACQRDGGHLVSIESESEQRLIEKLVESLLASDGDFWIGLRRKEEDLDNSTDCQGLYAWSDGSTSKFRNWYIDEPSCGSEICVVMYHQPSAPPGIGGSYMFQWNDDRCNMKNNFICKYSLEKPTLAAEENSQVDIVTGSLKPTFPEERMKEDANETLKETKEPVLSLAYVLIPSVPLILLLMVVTAIFCFWLLAKRRQGDTEASPKAQNAWISPNRRNSPNLEIYNVIKRQMEADLAGTRPVIKNSSFRTTSGDHVSDSLSGDYDNMAVNTSESGFVTLASTESGFVTNEFYELCNDRVGPSKESTWVENEIYGY, from the exons atggggctggggcaggcgctgGCGGCTGCGGCCATGTGCGCCGCGGTGCTGGGCTGCGCGGGGGCGTCCCGGCTGCTGAGcg GGCAGACAGTTTGCCGGGGTGGAACTCAACGACCGTGCTACAAAATCGTTCACTTTCACGATGCTCTGCGCAGGATCAGCTTTGAAGAAGCGCACCAGGCATGCCAAAGAGACGGTGGGCATTTAGTCAGCATTGAATCAGAATCAGAACAGAGACTGATTGAAAAATTGGTTGAGAGTCTCTTGGCGTCAGATGGAGATTTTTGGATAGGACTTAGGAGAAAAGAGGAAGACTTGGACAACAGCACAGACTGTCAGGGCCTGTATGCATGGTCAGATGGCAGTACCTCCAAATTTCG GAACTGGTATATAGATGAGCCTTCCTGTGGGAGTGAGATCTGCGTTGTGATGTaccaccagccctctgccccaccggGTATTGGGGGTTCCTATATGTTTCAGTGGAATGATGACAGATGCAACATGAAAAATAACTTCATTTGCAAATATTCTCTTG AAAAGCCAACTCTTGCCGCAGAAGAGAATTCCCAAGTGG ACATTGTAACTGGGTCCTTGAAGCCAACATTCCCAGAAGAACGTATGAAGGAAGATGCCAACGAAACCCTTAAAGAAACCAAAG agccTGTTTTGAGTCTTGCCTACGTCTTAATTCCCAGTGTCCCTCTGATCCTTCTCCTGATGGTGGTTACAGCCATcttctgtttttggcttttggCAAAGAG GAGACAAGGGGACACGGAGGCAAGTCCAAAGGCACAGAATGCCTGGATCTCTCCAAACAGGAGGAACAGTCCCAATCTGGAGATTTACAATGTAATTAAAAGACAAATGGAGGCAGATCTGGCTGGGACCAGGCCAGTTATTAAGAATTCTTCATTCCGCACAACTTCTGGAGACCACGTGTCTGACAGCCTCTCAGGAGATTACGACAACATGGCTGTGAATACTTCCGAGAGCGGCTTTGTGACATTAGCTAGTACTGAAAGTGGCTTTGTGACCAATGAGTTCTATGAGCTGTGTAATGATCGAGTGGGACCAAGCAAGGAGTCGACCTGGGTGGAAAATGAAATTTATGGATATTAA